A single region of the Populus nigra chromosome 2, ddPopNigr1.1, whole genome shotgun sequence genome encodes:
- the LOC133681475 gene encoding uncharacterized protein LOC133681475 — translation MVDSSSSTSKITTMTTSTSPCLSGNEKKHWWLSNRKIVDKYIKDARNLIASQEKSEIASALNLLDAALALSPRFEVALELKARSLLYLRRFKDVADMLQDYIPSLKMANDDSGSISASDSSSQQLSRERVNLLPSEKTDPSFKCFSVSDLKKKVMAGLCKNCDKEGQWRYLVLGQACCHLGLMEDAMVLLQTGKRLTTAAFRRESISWSEDSFSFSNFPVSSDISTSTAPPTPPRNLTESESIPQLLAHIKLLLRRRTAALAALHAGLFSEAIRHFTKIVEGRRGAPQGFLAECYMHRAFAYKASGRIAESIADCNKTLALDPTCIQALDTRASLLETIRCLPDCLHDLEHLKLLYNSILRDRKLPGPAWKRHNVGYREIPGKLCALSTKIQELKQRVASGETGNVDYYALIGLRRGCSRSELERAHLLLSLRHKPDKSINFIERCEFADDRDLDSVKDRAKMSALLLYRLLQKGYSNVMSTIMDEEVGEKQRKKAAAALQAAQAAAIQAQQTTQNAKMQSNPSAVEISGSDRINWNDNKVSSASAGSTAAPVFQGVFCRDLAAVGNLLSQGGFSRPIPMKFEALSC, via the exons ATGgttgattcttcttcttcaactagTAAAATAACAACCATGACCACCTCTACTTCTCCTTGTCTTAGTGGGAATGAAAAGAAGCACTGGTGGCTTAGCAACCGAAAG ATTGTGGACAAGTACATTAAGGATGCAAGAAACCTGATTGCAAGCCAAGAAAAGAGCGAGATTGCGTCCGCTCTTAACCTTCTAGACGCGGCACTTGCACTATCTCCTCGCTTTGAAGTGGCTCTAGAGCTCAAAGCAAGATCTTTGCTTTATCTTAGGCGATTCAAGGACGTGGCTGATATGCTTCAGGACTACATTCCTAGCCTTAAAATGGCAAACGACGATTCGGGCTCAATTTCTGCTTCTGATAGCTCTTCCCAACAGCTTTCAAGAGAGCGAGTTAACTTGTTGCCTTCTGAGAAAACTGATCCAAGTTTCAAGTGTTTTTCTGTTTCCGACCTGAAGAAGAAAGTGATGGCCGGACTCTGTAAAAACTGCGATAAAGAAGGGCAATGGAG GTACTTGGTTTTAGGTCAAGCTTGTTGCCATCTAGGTCTAATGGAGGATGCCATGGTGCTTCTCCAGACCGGAAAACGCCTGACAACTGCTGCATTCCGCCGTGAAAGCATTTCTTGGTCAGAGGACAGCTTCTCTTTCTCCAACTTTCCAGTCTCTAGTGATATATCCACATCGACAGCCCCACCGACCCCACCGAGAAATTTAACCGAATCCGAAAGCATCCCACAACTCCTTGCCCACATCAAGCTCCTTCTTCGCCGCCGCACAGCCGCTTTGGCAGCCCTGCACGCTGGCCTTTTCTCTGAGGCCATCCGCCACTTCACCAAGATCGTGGAAGGCCGACGTGGGGCTCCACAGGGATTCCTTGCTGAATGCTATATGCATAGAGCTTTTGCATATAAAGCATCAGGAAGAATTGCAGAGTCCATTGCTGATTGCAACAAGACTTTAGCTTTAGACCCCACCTGCATTCAGGCACTTGATACAAGAGCTTCTCTTCTAGAAACAATACGCTGCTTGCCTGATTGTTTACATGATCTGGAGCACTTGAAACTATTGTATAATTCAATCCTGCGGGACAGGAAGCTACCAGGTCCTGCTTGGAAGCGGCATAATGTTGGGTACAGGGAGATTCCAGGTAAACTTTGTGCATTGTCTACCAAGATTCAAGAATTGAAGCAGAGAGTTGCTTCTGGGGAGACTGGAAATGTTGATTATTATGCTTTGATTGGATTGAGGCGTGGGTGTTCGAGATCCGAATTAGAGAGAGCTCATTTATTATTGAGTTTGAGGCACAAGCCTGACaaatctataaattttattgagagGTGCGAGTTTGCAGATGATAGGGATCTTGATTCAGTAAAAGACCGTGCAAAAATGTCTGCCTTGTTGCTCTATAGATTGCTTCAAAAGGGTTATTCTAACGTGATGTCAACAATCATGGATGAAGAGGTTGGAgagaagcaaagaaagaaagctgCAGCTGCTTTGCAAGCAGCTCAAGCAGCAGCAATTCAAGCACAACAAACAACACAAAATGCCAAAATGCAATCGAACCCATCTGCTGTGGAGATTTCTGGTTCTGATAGGATCAATTGGAATGACAATAAAGTGTCATCTGCATCTGCAGGGAGCACCGCTGCACCTGTCTTTCAAGGGGTGTTTTGCCGCGACCTTGCTGCAGTCGGGAATTTGCTATCACAAGGTGGGTTTAGCCGTCCAATCCCAATGAAATTCGAGGCATTGAGCTGCTAA